A portion of the Bifidobacterium lemurum genome contains these proteins:
- the hpt gene encoding hypoxanthine phosphoribosyltransferase has translation MRIADVQECIDHELVSARQIDTIIRQAAARASADYRGKDPLLVAVLKGAVNTLVAFSQAMTIPVQMDFMSLSSYGSGVTSSGAVTVRQDLSADVRGRHILIVEDIVDSGRTLAWLVDELKARGAASVEVFALLSKPSRREVDVDVKYSGYEIPDEFVVGFGLDYDERFRNLDSIAVLKPSVYQGEQA, from the coding sequence ATGCGAATCGCTGATGTTCAGGAGTGCATTGACCACGAGCTGGTCAGTGCGCGGCAGATTGATACCATAATCCGCCAGGCCGCGGCGCGCGCTAGCGCCGACTACCGTGGCAAGGATCCGTTGCTGGTGGCGGTTCTGAAGGGGGCCGTGAACACCTTGGTCGCGTTCTCCCAGGCCATGACCATTCCCGTTCAGATGGATTTCATGAGCCTGTCGAGCTACGGTTCGGGGGTCACGTCGAGCGGCGCCGTCACCGTGCGGCAGGATCTGTCCGCCGATGTTCGCGGCCGGCACATTCTGATCGTTGAGGATATTGTGGATTCAGGACGCACGCTCGCCTGGCTGGTCGATGAGCTCAAAGCGCGCGGCGCCGCCTCGGTCGAGGTGTTCGCGCTGCTGAGCAAGCCTTCGCGCCGCGAAGTGGACGTGGATGTGAAATACAGCGGCTACGAGATTCCGGACGAATTCGTGGTCGGATTCGGTCTCGACTATGACGAGCGATTCCGCAACCTCGACTCGATCGCGGTGCTCAAACCGTCCGTATACCAAGGAGAACAAGCATGA
- the tilS gene encoding tRNA lysidine(34) synthetase TilS: MVYSARLRNAIGLLRSSLEQAGLGMQSPRFAEHGEHEPDPDAPMVLVACSGGRDSMALAAVSRRVCASLGLRCGVVIVDHGLQSDSARVARETADRCRALGISEAVVRPVTVTPNGEGTESAAREARYAALVSEAASCGTRCVVALAHTRDDQAETVLMGLLRSGGVDALAGMPPRFERGGVVFLRPWLALPRADTTGICEDLGLAYWDDPTNGDAAAERGDVDDGLPRGFPLRSRVRHDLIPYIERFADADIVGHLAEGANQARQDKDFLDDQSDRLACRSVLNHAAEGEVVRFDARVLAEAHPAIRRRVVAHALLAAGIACSMKQVESIDALICDWHGQGGVALPRGYSANRKKHVIRVCQDGAHANR; the protein is encoded by the coding sequence ATGGTGTATTCGGCACGTCTGCGCAACGCGATCGGCCTGCTGCGCTCATCGCTGGAACAGGCCGGTCTGGGCATGCAATCGCCCCGCTTCGCCGAACATGGGGAACATGAGCCTGATCCGGACGCGCCTATGGTGCTGGTCGCCTGTTCGGGAGGGCGGGATTCGATGGCGCTGGCCGCGGTGTCGCGTCGTGTGTGCGCCTCGCTGGGACTGCGCTGCGGCGTCGTGATCGTCGACCATGGATTGCAGTCGGATTCGGCGCGGGTGGCGCGTGAGACGGCCGACCGTTGCCGTGCGCTGGGCATCTCCGAAGCGGTTGTGCGTCCGGTTACGGTGACGCCCAACGGCGAAGGGACGGAATCCGCGGCCCGTGAGGCGCGCTACGCCGCGCTGGTCAGCGAGGCGGCGTCTTGCGGAACCCGCTGCGTGGTGGCGTTGGCCCACACGCGTGACGATCAGGCCGAAACCGTGTTGATGGGACTGCTGCGTTCCGGTGGCGTGGATGCGCTCGCCGGTATGCCCCCGCGTTTCGAGCGCGGCGGCGTCGTCTTCCTGCGTCCGTGGCTGGCCCTGCCCCGCGCGGACACCACCGGCATCTGCGAGGATCTGGGACTGGCGTATTGGGACGATCCGACCAACGGCGACGCCGCCGCGGAGCGGGGGGATGTCGATGATGGTCTGCCCCGTGGGTTCCCGCTGCGTTCGCGTGTGCGGCACGACCTCATCCCGTACATCGAACGTTTCGCCGACGCCGATATCGTGGGTCATCTGGCCGAGGGGGCGAATCAGGCGCGGCAGGACAAGGATTTTCTGGACGATCAGTCCGACCGGTTGGCATGTCGGAGCGTGCTGAACCACGCCGCCGAGGGCGAGGTGGTGCGCTTCGACGCGCGCGTGCTCGCCGAAGCGCATCCGGCGATCCGCAGACGTGTGGTCGCGCACGCGTTGCTCGCGGCCGGCATCGCCTGTTCCATGAAACAGGTCGAGTCCATCGACGCGCTGATCTGCGACTGGCATGGCCAGGGGGGTGTGGCCCTTCCCAGAGGATATTCAGCGAACCGCAAGAAACACGTCATTCGTGTGTGCCAAGATGGAGCGCATGCGAATCGCTGA